One genomic window of Wolbachia endosymbiont (group B) of Eucosma cana includes the following:
- the rsmH gene encoding 16S rRNA (cytosine(1402)-N(4))-methyltransferase RsmH: protein MTHIPVLLKEMLLQLSPHSGGIYVDATFGAGGYSKAILESADCKVYAIDRDETVTKFYDDLNVKYPDRINLFIEKFSNIKNLLDSNNIKGINGIVFDVGVSSMQLDNGDRGFSFLRDGPLNMSMDNYSHMNASTFVNALREEEIANTIYNYGGERHSRKIARAIVNARKKKIIKTTFELADIVRSVVFRGKSKIDPATRTFQAIRIWVNDELGELEKGIKAASEILSENGKLIVVTFHSLEDRIVKTLFKDLCEPGPTKTFSLLNKKVIKASSEEINANPRARSAKLRAIQRLS from the coding sequence ATGACACATATTCCAGTTTTGTTAAAAGAGATGCTACTGCAATTGTCACCACACAGTGGTGGTATATATGTGGATGCCACGTTTGGAGCTGGAGGATATAGCAAAGCAATATTGGAATCCGCTGATTGCAAAGTGTATGCAATTGATAGGGATGAAACAGTTACCAAATTTTATGATGATCTGAACGTTAAATACCCTGATAGAATAAATCTATTTATTGAGAAATTTAGTAATATTAAAAATTTATTAGATAGTAATAATATTAAAGGTATCAATGGAATAGTTTTCGACGTTGGAGTTTCATCTATGCAGCTTGATAATGGAGATAGAGGATTCTCATTTCTACGTGATGGCCCACTTAACATGAGCATGGATAACTATTCTCATATGAATGCTTCGACATTTGTTAACGCTTTACGTGAAGAAGAGATTGCAAATACTATATATAATTATGGGGGTGAGCGTCATTCTCGTAAAATCGCAAGAGCGATAGTAAATGCGCGGAAGAAGAAAATTATCAAAACTACATTTGAACTTGCGGATATTGTACGTTCTGTAGTGTTTCGTGGAAAAAGCAAGATTGACCCTGCAACTAGGACATTTCAGGCAATCAGAATATGGGTAAATGATGAGCTAGGAGAGCTTGAAAAGGGTATTAAAGCTGCATCTGAGATTTTAAGTGAAAACGGCAAATTAATTGTAGTTACCTTTCATTCTCTAGAAGATCGTATAGTTAAAACCCTTTTTAAAGATTTGTGTGAACCAGGACCTACCAAGACATTCTCCCTTTTAAACAAAAAAGTGATTAAAGCAAGTTCGGAAGAAATAAATGCAAATCCGCGTGCGCGTTCAGCAAAATTAAGAGCTATACAGAGGTTGTCATGA
- a CDS encoding MFS transporter, giving the protein MQQITKVILSSLICNTLLWYDHMLFSHLISIIGDVFFPSDDKLVSILKAFGVFAVGFLIRPIGAAIFGHIGDKYGRRIALFLSIILMTLSTVLIAFVPGYQNIGVLASVLVVCLRLLQGISLGGEAGNAPFLIEHAPKNKRGFFGSIEVLSAILGSILSLIVVLICKKVSDFESWGWRLPFIFSFVIGLISIYMRYILDESPEYKKQEKPHELPLKELLNGYKKPFLISIGVDIVENASLYIYLVFFNLLASTINTHFNHAVEILNQVALGGLTILFAMLSDKVGRKRVMKFAFVTFIVVSYPVFSMILSGNNLLTIMAHVLFIIPIAASLGPVSAFMCELFPIKVRYSGFGLSRNIASGFFGGLAPFICTTIIKVTGQGTLASFYMIFCALIGLVAISQVKS; this is encoded by the coding sequence GTGCAACAAATAACAAAAGTAATACTATCAAGTTTAATTTGTAACACTTTGTTGTGGTATGATCACATGCTTTTCAGCCATCTAATAAGCATAATCGGAGATGTGTTTTTTCCATCAGACGACAAATTAGTCAGCATACTTAAAGCTTTTGGAGTGTTTGCAGTGGGTTTCTTAATAAGACCAATTGGTGCTGCTATATTTGGCCACATTGGCGATAAATATGGAAGAAGGATTGCTCTATTTCTCTCTATCATATTGATGACTCTATCAACCGTACTTATTGCATTTGTTCCAGGGTATCAGAACATTGGGGTACTCGCATCAGTACTGGTAGTATGTTTAAGATTATTGCAGGGTATATCTCTTGGAGGAGAGGCAGGAAATGCCCCATTTTTAATAGAGCATGCTCCTAAAAATAAAAGAGGATTCTTTGGCAGTATTGAAGTATTGAGCGCAATTCTTGGCTCAATATTAAGTCTTATAGTGGTGCTTATATGCAAAAAAGTATCCGATTTTGAATCTTGGGGATGGAGATTGCCTTTTATTTTCAGTTTTGTAATAGGATTAATCAGTATATATATGAGATATATACTCGATGAAAGCCCAGAATATAAAAAGCAGGAAAAGCCACATGAACTACCGTTAAAAGAACTGTTAAATGGCTATAAAAAACCTTTTCTAATATCAATTGGAGTTGACATAGTTGAGAATGCATCTCTTTACATATATTTAGTGTTTTTTAATCTACTTGCATCAACAATAAACACTCACTTTAATCACGCAGTAGAAATATTGAATCAGGTTGCACTTGGAGGATTGACTATACTATTTGCAATGCTTTCTGATAAGGTAGGGAGAAAAAGAGTCATGAAATTTGCATTTGTGACTTTTATAGTAGTAAGTTATCCAGTTTTTTCAATGATACTAAGTGGTAATAATTTGCTCACCATAATGGCGCACGTTCTTTTTATAATCCCAATAGCTGCTTCTCTTGGTCCTGTTAGCGCGTTTATGTGCGAATTATTCCCAATAAAGGTACGATACAGTGGATTTGGTTTATCAAGAAATATAGCTTCGGGATTTTTTGGTGGTCTTGCACCATTTATATGCACAACTATTATCAAAGTTACAGGACAAGGAACTTTAGCAAGTTTTTACATGATTTTCTGTGCACTAATTGGGTTAGTTGCTATATCACAAGTTAAGAGTTAG
- the map gene encoding type I methionyl aminopeptidase, translated as MNITIHSQEDFDFMRKAGRLAAETLDFIAPYVKVGVTTNELNDLCHNFIINADAIPAPLNYKGYPKSICTSKNAVVCHGIPDDKPLKDGDILNIDVTVILNGWYGDTSRMFWTGKPSIKAKRLCNAAYNALMEAIKQVKPGNKLNEIGFAIEKYIEDFGYSIVRNYCGHGIGKVFHAPPNVVHFYDEGEDLILKEGMFFTVEPMINAGKHETLLSKLDGWTVTTRDLSLSAQFEHTLGVTKDGVEIFTLSPKNWHFPPYD; from the coding sequence ATGAACATAACTATACATTCACAAGAAGATTTTGACTTTATGCGTAAAGCTGGCAGGCTTGCAGCTGAAACCCTTGATTTTATTGCACCATACGTCAAAGTAGGGGTAACAACTAATGAATTAAATGATCTATGTCATAATTTTATAATCAATGCAGATGCAATTCCAGCACCACTGAATTATAAGGGATATCCGAAATCAATTTGTACTTCGAAAAATGCTGTTGTATGTCATGGTATTCCTGATGATAAACCTCTTAAAGATGGAGATATTTTAAATATTGACGTTACAGTGATTTTAAATGGCTGGTATGGTGATACAAGTCGCATGTTTTGGACTGGTAAACCCTCAATAAAAGCAAAGCGTTTGTGTAATGCTGCCTACAATGCGCTAATGGAAGCGATAAAACAAGTTAAGCCCGGCAATAAGTTAAATGAAATAGGATTTGCTATAGAAAAATATATTGAAGATTTTGGATATTCTATCGTACGCAATTATTGTGGACATGGCATAGGAAAGGTTTTTCATGCTCCACCAAATGTTGTACATTTTTATGATGAAGGTGAGGATCTTATCTTAAAAGAAGGCATGTTTTTTACGGTAGAACCAATGATCAATGCTGGAAAACATGAAACTCTGCTCAGCAAGCTAGATGGCTGGACAGTGACAACACGTGATCTTTCACTTTCTGCACAGTTTGAGCATACGCTTGGAGTCACAAAAGATGGAGTTGAAATATTTACACTATCACCTAAAAATTGGCATTTTCCACCTTATGATTAG
- the ftsA gene encoding cell division protein FtsA, whose amino-acid sequence MYSAVITKPKQNVFAVLDVGTTKIICLIVKINSNFSYKIIGVGYKSAEGINGGSITDAKHASYSISSTVGLAEQVSEETIDQIYVNVAGCGISSFNVHNEIIAANHEILDRDIKRVVFQTFEKYIEENVIIHNIPLKYHLDDMTDIKEVSGLYGKRLSADVNVVTASRPALTNIENCITNNSGISMAGCVASAYSAGLACLSEDEKELGTAVVDIGGGCTAIGIFKRGKLVYTSSIPIGGIHITRDIAYGLCTSIEHAERIKILYGSTIVTSIDENECIAVQSNESDEPTQVFKSELVNIIRPRIEEILELIREQFQEQKDPINKVVITGGTSQLTSMKEIASYIFNKQVRIGCPESCSGLDGEYDKNPVFSAALGSIKLIVDTFYRNNSGMLGHDGKISKLYHWVKSKVTV is encoded by the coding sequence ATGTACTCTGCAGTAATAACAAAACCAAAGCAGAATGTTTTTGCTGTTTTAGACGTGGGTACAACAAAAATTATCTGTCTCATTGTTAAAATCAATAGCAATTTTAGCTATAAAATAATAGGAGTGGGTTATAAAAGTGCAGAAGGTATAAATGGTGGATCAATAACTGACGCAAAGCATGCAAGTTACTCTATTTCATCAACTGTAGGTTTAGCTGAACAAGTATCAGAAGAGACTATAGACCAGATATATGTGAATGTGGCTGGATGTGGGATTTCGTCTTTTAACGTACATAACGAAATAATTGCAGCTAATCACGAAATTTTAGACCGAGATATAAAACGTGTAGTCTTTCAGACATTTGAGAAATATATCGAAGAAAATGTTATAATTCACAATATACCACTTAAATATCACTTAGATGATATGACTGACATAAAGGAGGTCAGTGGATTATATGGAAAAAGATTGTCTGCTGATGTTAATGTTGTCACTGCTTCGCGTCCAGCTCTTACCAACATTGAAAATTGCATAACTAATAATAGTGGGATAAGTATGGCTGGTTGTGTTGCTTCTGCATATTCTGCAGGTCTTGCTTGTCTAAGTGAAGATGAAAAAGAGCTAGGAACTGCCGTTGTTGACATAGGAGGTGGATGCACTGCAATTGGAATTTTTAAGAGAGGAAAACTTGTGTACACAAGCAGCATTCCAATTGGTGGCATTCACATTACCCGAGATATAGCTTATGGACTATGCACAAGTATAGAGCATGCTGAACGCATAAAAATACTATACGGTAGCACTATTGTAACTTCAATAGATGAGAATGAATGTATTGCAGTGCAAAGTAATGAAAGCGATGAACCAACTCAAGTGTTTAAGTCTGAACTTGTTAACATCATAAGACCAAGGATTGAGGAAATACTTGAGCTGATAAGAGAACAATTTCAAGAACAGAAAGATCCAATTAATAAAGTAGTGATCACAGGTGGAACCAGTCAACTCACAAGCATGAAAGAAATTGCAAGCTATATATTCAATAAACAAGTCCGTATCGGATGCCCTGAATCTTGTAGCGGTCTTGATGGCGAATACGACAAAAATCCTGTATTTTCTGCTGCTTTAGGCTCTATAAAGCTAATAGTTGACACCTTTTATAGAAATAATTCTGGAATGCTTGGTCACGATGGCAAAATAAGTAAGTTATACCATTGGGTTAAATCAAAAGTCACAGTCTAG
- the def gene encoding peptide deformylase produces MSKLPIVIAPDERLTTRASEVTDITDKIKELVNDMFETMYDAEGLGLAAVQVGVLKRIFVMDVQTEKAGDELVGYDSVGKFCMINPEVKELSDEQVIMSEGCLSIPEQSHEIKRPKYLTVKYKNLNNEEQTLKASGWLARCIQHELDHLNGILYIRHLSKLKYDLAMKKAQKVKRHYEQ; encoded by the coding sequence ATGTCTAAGTTACCAATTGTAATTGCCCCTGACGAAAGATTAACTACACGCGCCAGTGAAGTAACAGATATAACCGATAAAATTAAAGAATTAGTAAACGACATGTTCGAAACTATGTACGATGCAGAAGGTCTTGGTCTTGCTGCAGTACAAGTTGGAGTGCTGAAGAGAATTTTTGTCATGGACGTTCAGACAGAAAAGGCTGGAGATGAGTTAGTAGGATATGATTCAGTTGGTAAGTTTTGCATGATTAATCCTGAAGTTAAGGAATTATCCGATGAACAAGTGATTATGAGCGAAGGATGTCTTTCAATTCCGGAGCAAAGCCATGAAATCAAGCGTCCAAAATATTTAACTGTAAAATATAAAAACTTAAATAACGAAGAACAGACGCTAAAAGCTAGTGGTTGGCTTGCAAGGTGTATTCAGCATGAATTGGATCACTTAAATGGTATATTATACATTAGACATTTATCTAAGTTGAAGTATGATTTGGCTATGAAAAAAGCACAAAAGGTTAAGAGACACTATGAGCAATGA
- a CDS encoding uracil-DNA glycosylase family protein produces the protein MSNEDLELLKFYHEVGVDCTLTESEEEKKMENERAVQSSVIEQKKAMFPSDWIIEARKLASECGSVDELRSAVKSFEGCEIKKTATNTVFSDGNPNAKIMLVGEAPGANEDLKGIPFCGASGMLLDKMLSAISLDRTKVYISNAVFWRPPGNRKPTDLELDMCRPFVEKHIALILPQILIFVGGIACYSLLDNTKTISNLRGRFHTYTNQYLSHSITTAAIFHPAYLLRQPAQKRLAWEDLKKIREYLDNTNNYTDV, from the coding sequence ATGAGCAATGAAGATCTAGAATTGTTGAAGTTCTATCATGAAGTGGGAGTTGATTGCACACTAACTGAAAGTGAAGAGGAAAAAAAAATGGAAAATGAGAGAGCTGTACAGTCTTCTGTCATCGAGCAGAAAAAAGCCATGTTCCCAAGTGACTGGATCATTGAAGCAAGGAAACTTGCAAGTGAATGTGGTAGTGTAGATGAACTAAGAAGTGCAGTTAAGTCATTTGAGGGTTGTGAAATAAAAAAAACTGCAACTAATACTGTTTTTTCCGATGGTAATCCAAATGCAAAAATCATGCTTGTTGGTGAAGCACCAGGAGCAAATGAAGACCTTAAAGGCATACCATTTTGTGGTGCAAGCGGAATGCTGCTTGATAAGATGCTCAGTGCAATTAGTTTGGACCGCACTAAGGTGTACATAAGCAACGCGGTGTTTTGGCGTCCACCAGGTAATAGAAAACCAACTGACCTAGAGCTTGATATGTGCAGACCATTTGTTGAGAAGCACATTGCTCTTATTTTACCGCAAATTCTGATTTTTGTCGGAGGAATTGCATGTTATAGCCTTCTTGATAACACAAAGACTATATCGAACTTGCGTGGCAGATTTCATACTTATACTAACCAATATTTATCTCATTCAATTACTACAGCCGCTATATTTCATCCAGCCTATCTACTTCGTCAACCAGCACAAAAACGCTTAGCTTGGGAAGATTTGAAGAAGATTAGGGAATATCTTGATAATACCAATAACTACACGGATGTTTAG
- a CDS encoding demethoxyubiquinone hydroxylase family protein gives MESNIKKLKGNFLEQAIRVNHAGEYGAICIYSGQKFILKKSSIIDKIIEMEEQEKKHFHYFNEKIKEQRVRPTVLLPVWNVLGVSFGVVTAMMGKKAAMACTAAVEEVIGEHYKKQVLHLEDGELRETISKFRDEELEHRDIAIQHNAESALGYNVLSLFIKTSCKAAIYFSKLI, from the coding sequence TTGGAAAGCAATATAAAAAAATTGAAAGGAAATTTTTTAGAACAAGCAATTAGAGTAAATCATGCTGGCGAATATGGAGCCATTTGCATTTATTCCGGTCAAAAATTTATTCTTAAAAAATCTTCCATAATTGACAAAATAATTGAAATGGAGGAGCAGGAAAAAAAACATTTCCACTATTTTAATGAGAAAATCAAGGAGCAAAGAGTTCGTCCTACTGTTTTGTTGCCAGTTTGGAATGTTTTAGGGGTGTCATTTGGTGTTGTAACTGCTATGATGGGTAAAAAAGCTGCTATGGCTTGCACTGCTGCAGTTGAAGAGGTGATCGGAGAGCATTACAAGAAGCAGGTCTTACATTTAGAAGATGGGGAATTAAGAGAAACTATAAGTAAGTTTCGTGATGAGGAGTTAGAACACAGAGATATTGCAATTCAGCACAATGCTGAAAGCGCACTTGGCTACAACGTTTTATCTTTGTTCATAAAAACAAGCTGCAAAGCTGCTATTTACTTCTCTAAATTGATTTAA
- the purF gene encoding amidophosphoribosyltransferase — protein sequence MLDEVHEECGVFGISCNQSAAFNSILALHALQHRGQESFGVVTSNNDKLHSYHFQGQVSSVFDDIDEIKKSLPGDCAIGHVRYSTSGSKFGVQPMFGKSGKFGDFAIAHNGNLINISPIREQLIKQECVFQSDIDTEVVVHLTASGEKDSFLESFIYALKQIQGAYSFVAINQEVVIGVRDPSGIRPLVLGKLNGSYVLTSETCALDIINAEFVREIEPGELVTISSDSKLASMFPFPQQKSSFCIFEYVYFSRPDSIMENRSIYDIRKEIGRILAEESPPKNNVDMVVPIPDSGIPAAIGYAKHSGLPMELGIIRNHYIGRTFIQPTAEVRKVRIKLKFNANKHTLKGKNIILIDDSIVRGSTLTNIIVMLKDAGVKEIHLKISSPPIKHSCFYGIDTPECKDLIAANKSVEEIKEVIGIDSLAFLSINGLYRAVKEEKRNNATPQYCDACFTGDYPIGK from the coding sequence ATGCTTGATGAAGTACATGAGGAGTGTGGGGTATTTGGCATAAGTTGTAACCAAAGTGCTGCCTTTAACTCTATACTTGCTCTCCACGCTTTGCAGCATAGAGGTCAAGAGTCTTTTGGCGTAGTAACCAGTAACAACGATAAGCTGCACTCTTATCACTTTCAAGGTCAAGTGAGCAGTGTATTTGATGATATAGATGAAATAAAGAAATCCTTACCTGGAGATTGTGCAATAGGTCATGTTCGATACTCAACAAGTGGTAGTAAATTTGGAGTGCAGCCCATGTTTGGCAAAAGTGGCAAATTTGGGGATTTTGCCATAGCACATAATGGTAATTTAATTAATATTTCTCCGATACGCGAACAATTAATCAAACAAGAGTGCGTTTTTCAGTCAGATATTGATACAGAAGTAGTAGTGCATCTGACAGCAAGCGGTGAAAAAGATAGCTTTTTAGAGAGTTTTATATATGCATTAAAGCAAATACAAGGTGCTTATTCTTTTGTGGCAATCAATCAAGAAGTAGTTATTGGAGTACGTGATCCATCTGGAATCAGGCCTCTTGTTTTAGGAAAGTTAAACGGTTCTTACGTTCTTACATCTGAAACTTGTGCTCTTGATATAATAAATGCAGAGTTTGTTAGAGAAATAGAACCAGGCGAATTAGTTACCATCAGTTCGGATAGTAAGCTAGCCTCAATGTTTCCTTTCCCACAGCAAAAATCAAGTTTTTGTATTTTTGAATACGTTTACTTTTCGAGACCAGACAGCATAATGGAGAATAGGTCCATATATGATATAAGAAAAGAAATAGGAAGAATACTTGCAGAAGAGAGCCCACCAAAAAACAATGTAGATATGGTTGTACCAATACCTGATTCTGGAATACCTGCAGCTATTGGATATGCAAAGCATTCAGGATTACCTATGGAACTGGGGATAATTCGTAATCATTACATAGGAAGAACTTTTATACAACCCACCGCTGAAGTACGTAAAGTTAGAATAAAATTAAAATTCAATGCTAATAAGCACACTTTGAAAGGCAAAAACATAATTTTAATAGATGATAGTATAGTGCGTGGTAGTACGTTAACAAACATAATAGTTATGCTAAAGGATGCAGGAGTAAAAGAGATTCACCTCAAAATTTCAAGCCCACCAATTAAGCATTCTTGTTTTTATGGAATAGATACGCCAGAGTGCAAAGATTTAATTGCTGCAAATAAATCTGTAGAGGAAATTAAGGAAGTTATAGGAATAGATAGCCTAGCCTTCTTGAGTATTAATGGACTATACAGGGCTGTTAAAGAAGAAAAACGTAACAACGCTACACCGCAATATTGCGATGCTTGTTTCACTGGTGATTATCCGATTGGTAAGTAA
- a CDS encoding IS110 family transposase codes for MRNLGLPVTCVDARHMAAALSARINKNDKNDARGIAQMMRVGLFKEVLVKSDEACQVKIILGSRRQLIRCREQIAGTIRGLLKIYGIKVNQRLSSANFALKVQEMVNNLDEISQTSIESLVHSLEIIEESTRKLDKMLSEQSKKDEDCKLLTTVPGVGIIVAMTYKAAIDDLHRFETSYTVGAYMGLSPRQYASGEIDRHGSISKMGPVDCRNMLYEAAQVLLVKCKRTFKLRSWGLKLKKKKGMKKAIVAVARKLAVIMHKMLIDRKEFCYQ; via the coding sequence TTGAGGAATCTTGGATTACCAGTAACTTGTGTAGATGCAAGGCATATGGCAGCAGCATTATCTGCGAGAATCAATAAGAATGATAAAAATGATGCAAGAGGCATAGCACAAATGATGAGAGTTGGGCTATTTAAGGAGGTATTAGTAAAATCAGACGAAGCTTGTCAGGTTAAAATAATACTTGGAAGCAGAAGACAATTAATACGTTGCAGAGAGCAAATTGCGGGAACAATAAGGGGATTACTGAAAATATACGGGATAAAAGTTAATCAACGTCTTAGTTCTGCAAACTTTGCTTTAAAAGTGCAAGAAATGGTTAATAATCTAGATGAAATTAGCCAAACCTCAATTGAATCATTAGTACATAGTTTAGAAATAATAGAAGAATCAACAAGAAAACTTGATAAAATGCTCTCAGAACAAAGCAAAAAAGATGAGGATTGTAAATTATTAACTACTGTTCCAGGAGTTGGTATTATAGTAGCAATGACATATAAAGCTGCAATAGATGATCTGCATAGGTTTGAAACATCTTATACAGTTGGAGCCTATATGGGATTAAGTCCAAGACAGTACGCTTCTGGTGAGATTGATCGACACGGAAGTATATCAAAAATGGGACCAGTGGACTGTAGGAATATGTTATATGAAGCCGCGCAGGTCTTACTGGTAAAATGTAAAAGGACATTTAAATTAAGAAGCTGGGGATTGAAGCTTAAAAAGAAAAAGGGCATGAAAAAAGCAATTGTTGCAGTAGCAAGAAAATTAGCCGTGATTATGCACAAGATGCTAATCGATAGAAAAGAGTTTTGCTATCAATAA
- the rpsU gene encoding 30S ribosomal protein S21, producing MIEVSVHYGDVDRALPLLKKIIQKEGRGLKMKKKYHEKKSEKTAKKKAEARKKRYQQECRRQRYGW from the coding sequence TTGATTGAAGTATCAGTCCATTATGGTGATGTAGATAGAGCTCTTCCACTGTTGAAAAAAATAATTCAAAAGGAAGGAAGAGGGCTCAAAATGAAAAAAAAATATCACGAAAAGAAATCAGAGAAAACAGCTAAAAAAAAAGCTGAAGCAAGGAAAAAGAGATATCAGCAAGAATGCAGAAGACAGCGTTATGGTTGGTAG
- the sucC gene encoding ADP-forming succinate--CoA ligase subunit beta yields MNIHEYQAKEILHKFNVPVPKGFVATSAEGVETQINQLKSDVFVVKAQIHAGGRGKAGGVKLAKSTKEAQQLVKDMLGITLVTHQTGPSGQQVKKVYIEEGSSIKKEYYLSLVVDPKLSRLVFIFSSEGGMDIEEVAKNSPTKIVKFDIDPATGFTNLDNSKLANNFNLNSEQIERITNIAKNIYDAFITTDASQIEINPLVETNSGDFVALDAKINFDDNALYRHPEIVQLRDYDEEVKEEIEASKHGLSYIKMDGNIGCMVNGAGLAMATMDIIKYYGAEPANFLDVGGGASKETVTEAFKIILSDSNVQGILVNIFGGIMRCDIIANGIVEAAKEIDIKVPLVVRLSGTNFKEGKRILEESGLNIIAADELDEAAQKIVQEVK; encoded by the coding sequence ATGAATATTCACGAATATCAAGCAAAGGAAATTTTACACAAGTTTAATGTCCCGGTACCAAAGGGTTTTGTTGCTACATCTGCAGAAGGAGTAGAAACTCAAATAAATCAACTAAAATCTGACGTGTTTGTGGTTAAAGCTCAGATTCATGCAGGTGGTAGGGGTAAGGCTGGTGGCGTAAAGCTAGCAAAGTCAACTAAAGAAGCTCAACAACTTGTAAAGGACATGCTTGGCATAACTTTAGTTACTCATCAAACAGGGCCTAGTGGACAGCAGGTAAAGAAAGTATACATTGAAGAAGGTTCAAGCATTAAAAAAGAGTACTATTTGAGTCTAGTAGTTGATCCAAAGCTCAGTAGGTTAGTATTTATATTTTCCTCAGAAGGTGGAATGGATATTGAAGAAGTGGCAAAAAATTCTCCTACAAAAATTGTGAAATTTGATATTGACCCTGCTACTGGTTTTACAAATCTTGATAACAGTAAACTTGCCAATAATTTTAATTTGAATTCAGAACAAATAGAAAGAATAACAAATATTGCAAAAAATATATATGATGCGTTTATTACAACTGATGCAAGCCAAATAGAAATTAACCCACTAGTTGAAACAAATTCCGGGGATTTTGTTGCACTTGATGCTAAAATTAATTTTGATGACAACGCTTTATATCGTCATCCAGAAATCGTGCAGCTTCGTGATTATGATGAAGAAGTTAAAGAAGAGATAGAAGCTTCAAAACATGGACTTAGTTACATCAAAATGGATGGCAATATTGGTTGCATGGTGAACGGTGCAGGTCTTGCTATGGCAACAATGGATATAATAAAGTACTATGGAGCAGAGCCTGCTAACTTTCTAGATGTTGGTGGTGGAGCAAGTAAGGAAACTGTCACTGAAGCATTTAAAATTATATTATCTGATAGTAATGTACAAGGAATTTTGGTTAATATATTTGGCGGTATAATGCGTTGTGATATCATTGCAAATGGAATAGTTGAAGCTGCAAAAGAAATAGATATTAAGGTCCCTTTAGTGGTTAGATTATCAGGCACTAACTTTAAAGAAGGAAAAAGAATTTTAGAAGAGTCAGGGCTAAATATTATTGCTGCAGACGAACTTGACGAGGCTGCACAGAAAATAGTACAAGAGGTGAAGTAG
- the sucD gene encoding succinate--CoA ligase subunit alpha, producing the protein MSVLVNKDTRLICQGFTGAQGTFHSEQAISYGTKMVGGVTPSKGGSTHLNLPVFNTVAEAREKTDANATVIYVPAKFAADAILEAIDAEIELIVCITEGIPILDMVKVKHALAGSNSRLIGPNCPGVITPEECKIGIMPGHIHRRGHIGIMSRSGTLTYEAVAQTTAVGLGQSTCIGIGGDPVHGMTFVDCMELFLKDDDTHGIVVIGEIGGNEEEDVSHFVKTEKTKKPIVGFVAGQTAPPGRRMGHAGAIISSSGGSAGAKLEVMRSAGIAIAETPAVIGKKVLEVMSVSA; encoded by the coding sequence ATGTCTGTTTTAGTAAATAAAGATACAAGATTAATATGCCAGGGCTTTACTGGTGCACAAGGTACATTTCATTCAGAACAAGCAATTAGCTATGGAACCAAAATGGTTGGCGGTGTAACTCCTAGCAAGGGTGGAAGCACTCACCTTAATTTACCAGTTTTTAATACCGTAGCAGAAGCTAGAGAAAAAACTGATGCGAATGCTACGGTAATATATGTACCTGCTAAATTTGCAGCTGATGCAATACTTGAGGCAATAGATGCAGAGATAGAATTAATAGTTTGCATCACAGAGGGCATTCCTATACTTGACATGGTAAAGGTAAAGCACGCTCTCGCTGGTTCAAACAGTCGATTGATTGGCCCAAACTGTCCAGGGGTTATTACACCCGAAGAATGCAAAATAGGAATTATGCCAGGACATATTCACAGACGTGGACATATAGGAATTATGTCTCGTTCTGGAACTTTAACTTATGAAGCGGTAGCACAAACAACCGCTGTTGGTCTTGGTCAGTCAACATGTATAGGAATTGGAGGGGATCCTGTTCATGGTATGACGTTTGTTGACTGTATGGAGCTCTTTTTAAAAGATGACGATACTCATGGTATTGTAGTTATTGGTGAAATAGGTGGAAACGAAGAAGAGGATGTATCACATTTTGTGAAAACAGAAAAAACTAAAAAGCCAATCGTTGGTTTTGTAGCAGGTCAAACAGCACCTCCAGGAAGACGTATGGGGCACGCTGGGGCTATTATCTCCTCTAGTGGCGGAAGTGCTGGTGCAAAGTTAGAGGTTATGCGCAGTGCTGGAATTGCAATTGCAGAAACCCCTGCTGTGATTGGTAAAAAGGTGTTAGAAGTAATGAGTGTCAGTGCCTAG